The following are from one region of the Siniperca chuatsi isolate FFG_IHB_CAS linkage group LG21, ASM2008510v1, whole genome shotgun sequence genome:
- the setd1a gene encoding LOW QUALITY PROTEIN: histone-lysine N-methyltransferase SETD1A (The sequence of the model RefSeq protein was modified relative to this genomic sequence to represent the inferred CDS: inserted 3 bases in 2 codons): MDPDGEAETQKAVSLQWKSYKLVQDPTIRRVTQKVYRYDGVHFSVPDSGFPPVGELRDPRPRRLWSRYTELSLPVPKFKLDEFYVGPIPLKEVTFARLNDNIKEPFLAEMCAKFGEVEEMEILFHPKTRKHLGLARVLFTSTRGAKDTVKHLHNTSVMGNIIHAQLDIKGQQRQKYYDLIVNGSYTPQTVPLGGKALTDRLQPQAPTQPQPDTSSEIRRRLSSDLAVLAAGVQALTSGSITPCSADTGYSDQRLDTPPSSMTGPYTPGSSASSQGGGGTPYSSRSGTPFSQDSGFTGGRHTGYNTGTLGSGYPPQDMLPSSSSSSAVSSTVGGYKVSRYSEDAQEPSVYHRGRPMYPPTTSYRPNEPPCYPPYPNVGGPGPHIAHHSSMPPPPLATQYDQPPMSDRDRDRDSGGRYGAGGIGSRRSSYHHQQDTNSSSKYHSHHSHHHSDRRDERGYRRDSLGSRSGDHSHQRHRNHHHSHNHHGSSRRRSSHDQDRDRDRDRDRDRDRDRDSDYSNSSDPRYNSNSHRSSSNSMSPPPSSYSAYSSSKEPAPAPSQGLDVSTRQGGTNLAERGSLPSVSADKDYHAGHHSTLPPPPPPPPPLPPASVIAAAVAETLGTLDFNQDSPAREEQWTKPKRRPSTPPAPPKTPPPPSSPPHPTIASPSTSPSSTSXPHHLPSSSSSPLPPQRDSSSPEPDSTNESLPFVYHSSSLDSRIEMLLKEQKAKFSFLASDEEDEEDRKEEKQRGIRGDGGERRGGSGDVTGGHTSGNQVGDNGEKDHRRKGERDRDGHRGRKRGKGGEGRKSPTVLTATTPSSSTYSSLILPPEEPQPQVGLSGTGALQEESSQAGSADTRSKTGAHTPPYNGQSQSSPHSSGEDMEISDEEEEETTITTVTTHQPSVISGSSPSSSQAAMPSQTTDPSSSPPPISDSAQHFGTSIHPPIPSYPPHLPPPPPPGYSLQPPPPPGIPPLPHMELHPEYPPPMPHHMYDYATSMELMNQYSGGAPMSFQMQTHMLSRLHQLRMSSSNDTPGPGEAATADYTSYHLHSMPPPHTHHPYMDQEGSGAGSHYDQDHRYMPXHMPYPYPDPHSTQIPPPPHHGILPPHTGWPPHVLPPHYPSYMPPPGYGTMLPGDGDEYRAPGEEMPMLAESPHEATVQMVLATLIQEMKNIMQRDLNRKMVENVAFATFDEWWERKETKAKPFQTMVRGVSALRDDEKKEEKVNRPREPLTSLVDWAKSGGMEGFSLRGALRLPSFKVKRKEPQELEEGDMKRPRPSTPPDEDDEAAEGRMPVADRHGAERDNKRRKKKPRSRKPWDLGSEGEETSDGSSTEKEDEEEEESEKESDDDALSADSDDESLSSSSDGSSSSASSSSSSSEDEDEEEGERAESEGSDTMDESTMDSTTEKEDDRENNAAAVPKAEVKTGEAKDSKADTTTAPTKRPPSPPYPRPSSPIVFVPPLKKRRKTVSFSTCENDSKTQLPTAPLSPSPSQVAGESPLLSPGRPPDFPVTAVPTPSARPTQGIQLLPFASKPGEGNALIVPPSGRTQDSDESKKGPPVSPQTTLVKSPGKRGAGKDSPKSPAPPVMVCRTVQNLPLDHASMCRMAFEEAPPPPPVNKRSRGRPRTTSLSASSCHSLREEDEDEEESEQRLRLREQLGASSLLQLASASTTDLSVLADVALKMDPNAGDSEETETSDEAEEQKMEDDLFSPETLALVISPEGVIVLMEHNYCKPPILPVLPGTKRTSSKQDSSVLLPADLNTISGVLEAPEEVIGEALPARGDTGEYLSAMGVLCESEDVGQAAALPPLSKKVMVGKGFELEKDKSKKRRRKDKENLEVHHTKKQKEQPDKKQRKRKLEDSDFEEDVDVEELESGELSSSDTEDEVVEEVRKSERLFLQEAGLMSSQRWPKPIPAPEPSAMKFDNRSEFEQMTILYDIWNSGLDGEDLMLLKKTYEKLLQDNHSSDWLNDTHWVSHTITNLPNPRRKKKNAGGQLREHVTGCARSEGYYAISRKEKDVYLDLDLPEQVIREVENVDSSGANRVLSERRSEQRRLLTVIGTTAVMDSDLLKLNQLKYRKKKLRFGRSRIHEWGLFAMEPIAADEMVIEYVGQNIRQMVADNREKRYAQQGIGSSYLFRVDHDTIIDATKCGNLARFINHCCTPNCYAKVITIESQKKIVIYSKQAIAVNEEITYDYKFPLEENKIPCLCGTENCRGTLN; this comes from the exons ATGGATCCAGACGGTgaggcagaaacacagaaagCTGTCAGTTTGCAGTGGAAGAGCTATAAACTCGTCCAGGACCCAACCATTCGGAGGGTCACACAGAAAGTCTACAGATATGATGGAGTGCATTTCAGTGTGCCA GACTCTGGATTTCCTCCTGTGGGTGAACTGCGGGACCCTAGACCCAGAAGACTATGGTCCAGGTATACAGAACTGTCCCTGCCAGTGCCGAAATTTAAG CTTGATGAGTTCTATGTGGGTCCCATACCCCTCAAGGAGGTGACCTTTGCTAGACTCAATGACAACATCAAGGAGCCCTTCTTGGCAGAAATGTGTGCCAAATTTGGTGAAGTTGAGGAGATGGAGATTCTGTTTCACCCCAAGACCAGGAAACACTTGGGCCTGGCCAGGGTTTTGTTTACCAGCACCAGAGGAGCCAAGGACACAGTCAAGCATCTGCACAACACCTCTGTAATGGGTAACATCATTCATGCTCAACTGGATATAAAAG GCCAGCAGAGGCAGAAGTATTATGACCTGATAGTAAACGGGTCCTACACTCCTCAGACAGTGCCCCTGGGAGGCAAGGCTTTGACAGACAGGCTCCAGCCTCAGGCCCCAACACAGCCACAGCCTGACACG TCATCAGAAATCAGGCGGAGGCTCTCCAGTGATCTTGCAGTTTTGGCAGCAGGGGTCCAGGCCCTCACATCAGGAAGCATCACCCCTTGCTCTGCGGATACTGGTTACAGTGATCAGCGTCTGGACACGCCCCCCTCTTCCATGACAGGCCCCTACACCCCTGGCTCCTCTGCTTCATCTCAGGGGGGTGGAGGAACACCTTACAGCTCCAGATCTGGGACGCCTTTCTCACAAGACTCGGGCTTCACCGGCGGCAG GCATACTGGCTACAACACTGGCACTTTGGGCAGCGGCTACCCTCCCCAGGACATGctaccttcctcctcctcgtcttctgCAGTCTCATCTACTGTCGGAGGATACAAAGTGTCTCGTTACTCTGAGGATGCGCAGGAACCTTCAGTGTATCATCGAGGTCGCCCTATGTACCCTCCAACCACATCGTACCGTCCCAACGAGCCGCCATGCTACCCCCCATACCCCAATGTTGGAGGGCCTGGGCCACACATCGCGCACCACTCCTCAATGCCTCCGCCACCTCTTGCCACCCAATACGATCAGCCCCCAATGTCAGACAGGGACCGTGACAGAGACTCAGGGGGCCGCTATGGGGCAGGGGGGATTGGCTCCAGGAGGTCATCTTACCACCACCAGCAAGACACAAACTCTTCTTCAAAGTACCATTCCCATCACTCCCATCACCACTCAGATCGCAGGGACGAAAGGGGGTACCGGCGAGACAGCCTGGGCTCCCGATCAGGTGACCACAGCCACCAGAGGCACCGCAACCATCACCATTCTCACAACCACCATGGTAGCAGCCGCAGAAGGAGCAGCCATGACCaggacagggacagggacagagacagagacagggatagagacagggacagagacagtgaCTACTCCAACAGCTCTGACCCCAGATACAATTCCAACTCCCATCGCTCTTCCTCTAACAGCATgtctcctccaccctcctcttACTCTGCATACTCCTCCTCCAAAGAGCCTGCCCCAGCCCCTTCTCAGGGTTTGGACGTTTCCACCCGTCAAGGGGGCACAAACCTCGCAGAGAGGGGCTCTCTACCTTCGGTAAGTGCTGACAAAGACTACCACGCTGGTCACCACAGtactctgcctcctcctcccccaccgCCACCTCCCCTCCCGCCAGCCTCAGTCATCGCAGCGGCTGTAGCTGAGACACTTGGAACACTGGACTTCAACCAGGACAGTCCAGCACGTGAAGAGCAGTGGACAAAGCCCAAACGCCGTCCCAGCACCCCACCTGCACCGCCGAAGACACCCCCCCCACCTTCTTCCCCGCCCCACCCCACCATTGCTTCCCCCTCTACATCCCCTTCCTCTACCT CTCCCCATcatcttccctcctcctctagCTCCCCACTGCCCCCTCAACGTGACTCCTCTTCCCCAGAGCCAGATTCCACCAATGAGAGTTTACCGTTTGTCTACCACAGCAGCAGCCTCGACTCTCGTATTGAGATGCTCCTAAAAGAACAAAAGGCTAAATTTTCTTTCCTTGCCTCtgatgaggaagatgaggaagatAGGAAAGAGGAGAAGCAGAGGGGCATACgtggagatggaggagagcGAAGAGGTGGGTCAGGTGATGTAACAGGAGGGCACACAAGTGGTAATCAGGTGGGAGACAATGGGGAGAAGGACCACAGGAGGAAAGGGGAAAGAGACCGAGATGGCCACAGAGGAAGGAAACGGGGAAAGGGGGGAGAAGGTAGGAAGAGTCCCACTGTACTTACAGCAACCACACCATCCTCTTCCACCTACTCTTCCCTCATCCTGCCCCCAGAGGAACCCCAGCCCCAGGTTGGCCTCAGTGGGACTGGAGCTTTGCAGGAGGAATCTTCACAGGCTGGATCTGCTGATACACGGAGCAAAACAGGAGCACACACACCACCTTACAATGGACAGAGTCAG tccTCCCCTCATTCCTCAGGGGAAGACATGGAGATCtcagatgaggaggaggaggaaacaacCATAACAACGGTGACCACCCACCAGCCCTCAGTCATCTCAGGTTCCTCACCCTCTTCATCCCAGGCTGCCATGCCTTCACAAACAACGGACCCTTCATCTTCACCCCCACCCATCTCTGACTCTGCACAGCACTTTGGCACCTCCATTCACCCTCCCATACCTTCCTACCCTCCTCAtttgcctcctccacctccccctgGTTACTCCCTCCagcccccacctccccctggGATCCCTCCCCTGCCCCACATGGAGCTGCACCCCGAGTATCCTCCTCCCATGCCCCACCACATGTATGACTATGCCACCTCCATGGAGCTGATGAACCAGTACAGCGGTGGAGCTCCTATGTCCTTCCAAATGCAGACCCACATGCTAAGTCGCCTACACCAGCTCCGCATGTCGTCATCCAACGACACCCCTGGCCCCGGTGAGGCAGCCACAGCAGACTACACCTCCTACCATCTCCACTCTATgcccccaccccacacacatcACCCCTACATGGACCAAGAGGGTAGCGGGGCGGGCTCTCATTATGACCAGGACCACCGCTACATGCC CCACATGCCCTACCCCTACCCTGACCCCCACAGCACTCAGATTCCACCCCCTCCACACCATGGTATCCTGCCTCCCCATACTGGCTGGCCGCCGCACGTCTTACCACCACACTACCCCTCCTACATGCCCCCACCTGGCTATGGCACCATGCTGCCCGGGGATGGAGACGAGTACAGGGCTCCAGGGGAGGAGATGCCCATGCTTGCTGAGAGTCCACATGAAGCCACAGTGCAGATGGTTCTGGCCACTCTGAtccaggaaatgaaaaacatcatgCAGAGGGACCTGAACCGCAAAATGGTAGAGAACGTTGCCTTTGCGACTTTTGACGAGTGGTGGGAAAGGAAAGAGACCAAGGCCAAG CCTTTCCAAACAATGGTTAGGGGGGTGTCTGCCTTACGGGATGatgagaaaaaagaggaaaaggtcAACCGTCCTCGGGAACCTCTCACGTCACTTGTGGATTGGGCAAAGAGTGGTGGCATGGAGGGATTTTCTCTCCGAGGAGCACTACGACTGCCTTCCTTCAAG GTGAAGAGGAAAGAACCTCAAGAGCTTGAAGAGGGAGACATGAAAAGGCCGCGGCCCTCGACCCCACCAGACGAGGATGACGAAG CTGCTGAGGGGAGAATGCCAGTGGCAGACAGGCATGGAGCTGAAAGAGACaacaagaggaggaaaaagaagccAAGAAGTCGTAAACCTTGGGATCTTGGCAGTGAGGGAGAGGAAACGTCTGATGGCTCCTCAACTGAaaag gaggatgaggaagaagaggaaagtgAAAAGGAGTCTGATG atgATGCCCTTAGTGCTGATAGTGATGATGAGAGCCTCTCCTCGTCCTCTGATGGCTCTTCCTCTTCAGcatcctcatcttcatcttcctctgaagatgaggatgaagaggaaggagagagggctGAGAGTGAAGGGTCAGACACCATGGATGAGTCAACCATGGACAGCACAACTGAGAAAGAAGATGACCG gGAAAATAATGCAGCTGCTGTTCCAAAGGCAGAGGTCAAAACAG GTGAAGCCAAGGACAGCAAGGCAGATACAACAACAGCACCTACCAAACGTCCTCCTTCGCCCCCATACCCGCGTCCCTCGTCGCCTATTGTTTTTGTGCCCCCACTCAAGAAACGCAGGAAGACTGTCTCATTCTCCACATGCGAGAATGACAGCAAAACACAACTGCCGACTGCACCGCTATCTCCATCTCCCTCACAAGTGGCAGGTGaatctcccctcctctcccctggCAGGCCTCCAGACTTCCCCGTCACTGCTGTCCCAACCCCCTCAGCTCGTCCCACTCAGGGCATCCAGCTTCTCCCCTTTGCCTCCAAACCAGGTGAAGGCAATGCCCTCATTGTGCCCCCATCTGGACGAACCCAAGACTCTGATGAGTCCAAAAAGGGACCACCTGTTTCTCCTCAGACCACCCTTGTCAAATCCCCTGGAAAACGGGGTGCAGGCAAAGACTCCCCCAAATCTCCCGCTCCTCCTGTTATGGTGTGCCGCACTGTGCAGAATCTGCCATTGGATCATGCCTCTATGTGCAGGATGGCCTTCGAGGAggcccctcctccacctcctgtcAACAAACGGTCCAGAGGCAGGCCTCGGACAACCAGCTTGTCTGCTTCTTCATGTCACTCCCTCAGAGAGGAAGACGAGGATGAGGAAGAAAGTGAGCAGAGGTTGAGACTCAGAGAGCAGCTGGGAGCATCAAGCCTCCTGCAGCTGGCCTCAGCTTCAACCACTGACCTATCTGTGTTGGCTGACGTGGCCCTGAAAATGGACCCTAACGCTGGGGActcagaggagacagagacatcTGATGAGGCAGAAGAGCAGAAGATGGAAGATGATCTCTTCTCCCCAGAGACACTGGCCCTGGTTATAAGCCCTGAGGGTGTAATTGTCCTGATGGAGCACAACTACTGCAAACCCCCTATTCTCCCAGTACTACCTGGTACCAAAAGGACTTCCTCCAAACAAGACTCCTCTGTCTTGCTCCCAGCAGACCTCAACACTATTTCTGGGGTGCTTGAAGCACCAGAGGAGGTCATTGGTGAGGCGCTACCAGCCAGGGGAGATACAGGAGAATACTTATCTGCAATGGGAGTGCTTTGTGAGTCTGAGGATGTTGGCCAGGCTGCAGCTCTACCTCCATTGTCAAAGAAGGTCATGGTTGGCAAGGGTTTCGAACTTGAAAAGGACAAGAgcaaaaagaggagaagaaaagacaaagaaaaccttGAGGTtcatcacacaaaaaaacagaaggagCAGCCAGACAAGAAACAGAGGAAGCGCAAACTAGAG GACTCAGACTTTGAGGAAGACGTGGACGTAGAGGAGCTTGAGTCTGGGGAGCTGTCCAGCTCAGACACAGAGGACGAGGTGGTtgaggaggtgaggaagagtGAGCGCCTCTTTCTGCAGGAGGCAGGGTTAATGTCATCCCAGCGCTGGCCAAAACCTATCCCAGCACCCGAGCCATCAGCCATGAAGTTTGACAACCGCAGTGAGTTTGAGCAGATGACCATCCTGTATGACATCTGGAACTCCGGTCTGGATGGCGAAGACTTGATGTTGCTGAAGAAGACTTATGAGAAGCTGCTACAGGACAACCACAGCTCTGACTGGCTCAATGATACTCACTGGGTCAGCCACACTA TAACCAATTTGCCGAACCCTCGGCGTAAGAAGAAGAACGCAGGTGGACAGCTTCGTGAGCATGTGACCGGTTGCGCGAGGAGTGAGGGCTACTACGCCATCAGCCGCAAGGAAAAGGACGTCTATCTGGACCTGGACCTGCCCGAGCAGGTCATACGAGAAGTGGAGAATGTCGACAGCTCG GGAGCTAACCGCGTGCTATCAGAGAGACGTTCAGAGCAGCGCCGCCTCCTCACCGTCATCGGCACCACGGCTGTCATGGACTCTGACCTGCTCAAACTCAACCAGCTTAAG TACCGCAAGAAGAAGCTTCGTTTTGGACGCAGCAGGATCCACGAGTGGGGCCTGTTCGCCATGGAGCCCATTGCTGCTGATGAGATGGTCATTGAGTATGTGGGTCAGAACATCAGACAG ATGGTAGCTGACAATCGAGAGAAGCGGTACGCACAGCAAGGCATCGGAAGCAGCTACTTGTTCAGAGTGGACCACGACACAATTATAGATGCCACCAAGTGTGGCAACCTGGCACGATTCATCAACCACTGCTGCACT CCAAACTGCTACGCCAAGGTCATCACCATAGAGTCCCAGAAAAAGATTGTGATCTACTCAAAGCAGGCTATTGCCGTCAATGAAGAGATCACCTACGACTACAAATTCCCCTTGGAGGAGAACAAGATTCCTTGCCTGTGTGGAACAGAGAACTGCCGTGGGACACTGAACTAG